The following are encoded in a window of Alkalidesulfovibrio alkalitolerans DSM 16529 genomic DNA:
- a CDS encoding alpha-hydroxy-acid oxidizing protein — translation MTQAEAKKIARERMKGYCRVCPVCNGKACAGEVPGMGGVGSGAAFTANVEALARIRLNMRAIHDRKTADTTAVLLGTSYAHPIQCAPMTGVAYNMGGAMSEEEFELALAKGSSAAGTLVWTGDGADPAMFEAGLSAIKAVNGQGIAIIKPRAQDEILARMARAEEAGVVAVGVDIDGAGLVTMALKNQPVGPKSFSELKELVAATSLPFIVKGIMTPDQALLAAEAGAAAIVVSNHGGRVLDHTPGAAEVLQAVSRQVRGRLTVFADGGVRHGADVLKLLCLGADGVLVGRPMAVAAMGGGEEGVAGLFKAMQGELVQSMLLTGVGSLKQAGPDILFT, via the coding sequence ATGACCCAAGCTGAAGCGAAGAAGATCGCGCGCGAACGGATGAAAGGCTATTGCCGCGTCTGTCCGGTGTGCAACGGCAAGGCCTGCGCCGGCGAGGTTCCGGGCATGGGCGGCGTGGGCAGCGGCGCGGCCTTCACGGCCAACGTCGAGGCCCTGGCCCGCATCCGGCTCAACATGCGCGCCATCCACGACCGCAAGACCGCCGACACCACGGCCGTGCTGCTCGGCACGTCCTACGCCCATCCCATCCAGTGTGCGCCCATGACCGGCGTGGCCTACAACATGGGCGGGGCCATGAGCGAAGAGGAGTTCGAACTGGCCCTGGCCAAGGGGTCGAGTGCGGCCGGGACGCTCGTCTGGACCGGCGACGGAGCCGATCCCGCCATGTTCGAGGCCGGGCTCTCGGCCATCAAGGCCGTGAACGGCCAAGGCATCGCCATCATCAAGCCGCGCGCCCAGGACGAGATCCTGGCCCGCATGGCCAGGGCCGAAGAGGCCGGAGTCGTGGCCGTGGGCGTGGACATCGACGGCGCGGGGCTCGTGACCATGGCCCTCAAGAACCAGCCAGTGGGCCCCAAGAGTTTTTCCGAACTGAAGGAACTCGTTGCGGCCACCTCGCTGCCGTTCATCGTCAAGGGCATCATGACGCCTGACCAGGCGTTGCTCGCGGCCGAGGCCGGGGCTGCGGCCATCGTGGTCTCCAACCACGGCGGGCGGGTTCTGGACCACACTCCCGGCGCGGCCGAGGTGCTGCAGGCCGTGTCGCGGCAGGTCAGGGGCCGCCTGACCGTGTTCGCGGACGGCGGCGTGCGCCATGGCGCGGATGTGTTGAAGCTTTTGTGCCTGGGCGCGGACGGCGTGCTCGTGGGTCGTCCCATGGCCGTGGCCGCCATGGGCGGCGGCGAGGAGGGCGTGGCCGGGCTGTTCAAGGCCATGCAGGGCGAATTGGTGCAGTCCATGCTGCTTACGGGCGTTGGTTCGCTCAAGCAGGCGGGGCCGGACATCCTCTTCACCTAG
- a CDS encoding molybdopterin-containing oxidoreductase family protein has product MHRIVTTCTRDCPCACGLIAESDGTRVVSLRGNPDHPLTRGGHCAKLGRFLERSLHPERQLFPLRRSGSGFTRVSWDTALNELAERLDEAISRHGPASVLHYQGFGERTALKLLNMRFFSLLGGVTALSGTLCGGTGQAAMELSVGKRVSHDPEDHANAKTLVIWGRNPAVTGVALVPVMKKVRQAGGRIIVIDPLPTSTAKTADLHIRPRPGGDAWLALAACKHVLDAKRDDVDFGRDHAEGYEAFCAMLHGLSSMELTVRADVPKGQVRALAEAMAENTPAAVVLGWGLHRHEHAHQAIQAIHALSAMTGNMGVSGGGVSQGFEEYSPFDWAVTGEDETPPRRRLRMPRIGRDLLDANDPPVTTAVVSAGNPLCMAPNSGLVAQAFGKLDFLCVMGHFLDDTAQAADLFLPATTFLEINDVVASYGHNWLGPVNRAMPPRGEARPNHEVYFDLADRLGLDAGFRNSDEEWLSIILKPTLDGLGLSLADAMRGPVRQNAPTVPYADKVFPTPSGRFRFMTAISDPEPACDPREYPLSLLTTSPAAWLCSELPPPDLDGLPRLALHPDEAARLGLSDGQTAMAESPVGKLRVAVATDAGLRPDTALLARGGWNCLGHGVNVLTLDLVSTVGGGTPYYSTRIRLKPATGEG; this is encoded by the coding sequence ATGCACCGCATCGTCACCACCTGCACCCGAGACTGTCCCTGCGCCTGCGGCCTCATCGCCGAGAGCGACGGAACACGCGTCGTGAGCCTACGCGGCAACCCGGATCACCCGTTGACTCGCGGCGGCCACTGCGCCAAGCTCGGGCGCTTTCTCGAACGCTCCCTGCACCCCGAGCGCCAGCTATTCCCCCTGCGCCGCAGCGGATCTGGCTTCACGCGCGTCAGTTGGGACACGGCCCTGAACGAACTGGCCGAACGCCTGGACGAAGCCATTTCACGCCACGGCCCGGCCTCGGTGCTGCACTACCAGGGATTCGGCGAACGCACGGCGCTGAAGCTCTTGAACATGCGCTTCTTCAGCCTGCTCGGCGGGGTCACGGCCCTTTCAGGGACGCTGTGCGGCGGAACGGGCCAGGCCGCCATGGAGCTTTCCGTGGGCAAGCGCGTCTCGCACGACCCCGAGGACCACGCCAACGCGAAAACGCTCGTCATATGGGGCCGCAACCCCGCCGTGACGGGTGTGGCGCTTGTGCCGGTCATGAAGAAGGTCCGGCAGGCGGGCGGCCGGATCATCGTCATCGACCCCCTGCCCACGTCCACGGCCAAAACCGCCGATCTGCACATCCGGCCCAGGCCCGGCGGCGACGCCTGGCTCGCCCTTGCGGCCTGCAAGCACGTCCTGGACGCCAAACGCGACGACGTGGATTTCGGCCGCGACCACGCCGAGGGCTACGAGGCGTTTTGCGCCATGCTGCACGGCCTCTCCTCCATGGAGCTGACCGTGCGCGCGGACGTGCCCAAGGGCCAGGTCCGCGCCCTGGCCGAGGCCATGGCCGAGAACACCCCGGCGGCCGTGGTCCTGGGCTGGGGGCTGCACCGCCACGAGCACGCGCACCAAGCCATCCAGGCCATCCACGCCCTCTCGGCCATGACCGGCAACATGGGCGTGTCCGGCGGCGGCGTCTCGCAAGGCTTCGAGGAATACAGCCCCTTCGACTGGGCCGTGACCGGCGAGGACGAAACGCCGCCGCGCCGACGGCTTCGCATGCCGCGCATCGGCCGCGACCTGCTCGACGCAAACGACCCGCCCGTGACCACGGCCGTGGTCAGCGCGGGCAACCCCCTGTGCATGGCCCCCAACTCCGGGCTCGTGGCCCAGGCCTTCGGCAAGCTCGATTTCCTGTGCGTGATGGGCCATTTCCTGGACGACACGGCCCAGGCCGCCGACCTCTTCCTGCCCGCGACCACCTTCCTGGAAATCAACGACGTCGTGGCCTCCTACGGCCACAACTGGCTCGGCCCGGTGAACCGGGCCATGCCTCCGCGCGGCGAGGCCAGGCCCAACCACGAGGTCTATTTCGATCTCGCCGACCGGCTCGGGCTGGACGCGGGTTTCCGCAACAGCGACGAGGAATGGCTCTCGATCATCCTCAAGCCCACGCTCGACGGCCTGGGCCTTTCCCTCGCGGACGCGATGCGCGGCCCAGTGCGCCAAAACGCGCCCACGGTTCCCTACGCGGACAAGGTCTTCCCCACGCCCTCCGGCCGCTTCCGGTTCATGACCGCGATCAGCGACCCCGAACCCGCCTGCGACCCGCGCGAATATCCCCTCTCGCTGCTCACGACCTCGCCCGCGGCCTGGCTGTGCTCGGAACTGCCGCCGCCCGACCTGGATGGCCTGCCCCGGCTCGCGCTGCATCCGGACGAGGCCGCGCGGCTCGGACTTTCGGACGGGCAAACCGCCATGGCCGAAAGCCCGGTGGGCAAACTGCGCGTGGCCGTGGCCACGGACGCGGGGCTGCGGCCGGACACGGCGCTCCTCGCACGCGGCGGCTGGAACTGCCTGGGACACGGGGTGAACGTCCTGACGCTCGACCTAGTCTCGACCGTGGGCGGCGGCACGCCCTACTACTCCACGCGCATCCGCCTGAAGCCCGCGACCGGCGAAGGCTGA
- a CDS encoding response regulator, with amino-acid sequence MQLRVLVVDDNRINLLMTRRMLENAGHAAMVAENGAQALDILAQESFDIVLMDISMPVMDGVECTRLLRAGKAGEANKTVPILAITAHAMAGDRELFLAKGMDNYLAKPFEWGELHAAIATTLATFA; translated from the coding sequence GTGCAGCTCCGGGTTTTGGTGGTGGACGACAACCGCATCAACCTGCTGATGACCCGGCGGATGCTCGAAAATGCCGGGCACGCCGCGATGGTCGCCGAGAACGGCGCTCAGGCGCTCGATATTTTGGCCCAGGAATCCTTCGATATTGTGCTCATGGACATCTCCATGCCTGTCATGGACGGGGTGGAATGCACGCGGCTCCTTCGTGCGGGCAAAGCGGGAGAAGCCAACAAAACCGTGCCCATACTGGCCATCACCGCCCACGCCATGGCGGGTGATCGTGAGTTGTTCCTCGCCAAGGGAATGGACAACTACCTGGCCAAGCCGTTCGAGTGGGGCGAGCTGCACGCGGCCATCGCCACGACCCTCGCCACGTTCGCCTGA
- a CDS encoding hybrid sensor histidine kinase/response regulator, which translates to MNETPKTLAPTTGETHLNAGETTPRRRVVALRLDDVLARAVNDVAAQCGFSCVVHQDPETAANDIQGSPPDCVLLTTDDIPFCAQLRHHEPLSHVPVIVLARAEDHSGAALALQSGASDLAALPLNPHELAFRLSRLAASSASPSEIAQPLASSAPFCLVESELRLKRALKNMPVMVFAADQDGCILFFNPEFERVTGYSAEDIMKDPDALELLMPKEENLLPVVDPGIPGSEEHRRWTFRAKDGRERTIIWSNISDRCPVPGWSKWGVGLDITEYARLERLREDVERMVRHDLRNPLGALVGLADLLLDDPALTPTQLEILRRIVLAGGRVTRIVENSLALHAMERGTFKLLAQRVDCAAMLRDLAHEFEGVARARGQVIRLLCDDAPLPVDRVVNIQSSKALLESVVANLLKNAIEASVDGSVISVALNDTSPLRIDVTNPGSIAPDMLPRLFKRYETNKPGGSGIGLYSARLVVTTLGGEIWCEPSPDGHTTFSLTLPRSGF; encoded by the coding sequence ATGAACGAAACGCCAAAGACGTTGGCCCCGACAACGGGCGAAACCCACCTGAACGCAGGCGAGACCACCCCGCGCCGCCGGGTGGTCGCTTTGCGCCTGGACGACGTCCTTGCGCGGGCGGTCAACGACGTCGCGGCACAGTGCGGGTTCTCCTGCGTCGTCCACCAAGACCCGGAAACGGCCGCGAACGACATCCAGGGCTCCCCCCCGGACTGCGTGCTGCTGACCACGGACGACATCCCCTTTTGCGCCCAATTGCGCCACCACGAACCGCTGAGCCACGTGCCGGTGATCGTGCTCGCGCGGGCCGAGGATCATTCCGGGGCCGCCCTGGCCCTGCAAAGCGGCGCCAGCGATCTGGCCGCCTTGCCCCTGAACCCGCACGAGTTGGCCTTCAGGCTCTCGCGACTGGCCGCATCTTCGGCCTCGCCCAGCGAGATAGCCCAACCCCTGGCTTCGAGCGCGCCATTTTGCCTCGTAGAATCGGAACTGCGCCTCAAGCGGGCGCTGAAGAACATGCCGGTCATGGTCTTCGCGGCCGATCAGGACGGGTGCATCCTGTTCTTCAACCCCGAATTTGAACGCGTCACCGGCTACTCGGCCGAGGACATTATGAAGGATCCCGACGCGCTCGAACTGCTCATGCCGAAGGAGGAAAACCTCCTGCCCGTGGTCGATCCGGGCATTCCCGGCAGCGAAGAGCACCGGCGCTGGACCTTCAGGGCCAAGGACGGCAGAGAGCGGACCATCATCTGGTCGAACATCTCGGACCGCTGCCCGGTGCCCGGCTGGAGCAAGTGGGGCGTGGGGCTGGACATCACGGAATACGCGCGGCTCGAACGGCTGCGTGAGGACGTGGAGCGCATGGTCCGCCACGACTTGCGGAACCCCCTTGGCGCGTTGGTGGGTCTGGCTGATCTTTTGCTCGACGATCCGGCGCTCACGCCGACGCAACTCGAAATCCTTCGGCGCATCGTGCTCGCGGGCGGGAGGGTGACGCGCATAGTGGAGAACTCCCTGGCCCTGCACGCCATGGAGCGCGGTACGTTCAAACTCCTGGCCCAACGGGTCGATTGCGCTGCCATGCTCCGCGACCTGGCCCACGAATTCGAGGGGGTGGCCAGGGCGCGCGGCCAGGTGATCCGCCTTTTGTGCGACGACGCTCCCCTGCCCGTGGACCGCGTGGTGAACATCCAAAGCTCCAAGGCCCTGCTCGAAAGCGTCGTGGCCAACCTCCTGAAAAACGCCATCGAGGCCTCGGTCGACGGTTCGGTCATCAGCGTCGCGCTTAACGACACCTCGCCACTGCGCATCGACGTGACGAATCCCGGATCGATAGCCCCGGACATGCTGCCCCGCCTCTTCAAGCGCTACGAGACCAACAAGCCTGGCGGCTCGGGCATCGGCCTTTACAGCGCGCGCCTCGTGGTGACCACGCTCGGCGGCGAGATATGGTGCGAGCCGTCGCCCGACGGCCACACGACCTTCAGCCTGACCCTGCCCCGCTCCGGATTCTGA
- the proB gene encoding glutamate 5-kinase: MSDSRNDWRETKRLILSTCKRVVIKVGSAVLTSEAGLDLRVVNRLADQIAELHDAGMEVVIVTSGAVAAGRRAIIHCRDCRDEDSLPSRQAVSAIGQSRLMREYDEAFFRYGKTTAQVLLTRGDFEDRARFLNARNTLRTLLDWRVIPIINENDTVAVAELKFGDNDTLASLVLSLVDAQLFVNLTSAKGVFTENPDKNPAAKPLPVIENIAELDVEGMCDGKTCVGSGGMYSKLLAARRAAQLAVPTLIVSGLTPFALKKAFEDVDMGTLVLPAEHSVSRRKFWMAYHKQPCGQIWVDQGAATALRLRGKSLLAAGVTRVEGEFAEGCLVRILDFQGQTVGVGLSNYASKDLQGIMGLKTEDIARVLGPGLYPEVIHRDNMLLDAAL; this comes from the coding sequence ATGAGCGATAGCCGAAACGACTGGCGCGAGACCAAGCGCCTCATCCTCTCCACCTGCAAGCGCGTGGTCATCAAGGTCGGCAGCGCGGTCCTGACCTCCGAGGCCGGGCTCGACCTGCGCGTGGTCAACCGCCTGGCCGACCAGATCGCGGAGCTGCACGACGCGGGCATGGAGGTGGTCATCGTCACCTCCGGCGCGGTGGCGGCGGGACGCAGGGCCATCATCCACTGCCGCGACTGCCGCGACGAGGACTCCCTGCCCTCGCGCCAGGCCGTCTCGGCCATCGGCCAGTCGCGCCTGATGCGCGAATACGACGAAGCCTTCTTCCGCTACGGCAAGACCACGGCCCAGGTGCTGCTCACGCGCGGCGACTTCGAGGACCGCGCCCGCTTCCTCAACGCCCGCAACACCTTGCGCACGCTTTTGGACTGGCGCGTCATCCCCATCATCAACGAGAACGACACCGTGGCCGTGGCCGAGCTGAAATTCGGCGACAACGACACCCTGGCCTCGCTCGTCCTCTCGCTGGTGGATGCCCAGCTCTTCGTCAACCTGACCAGCGCCAAGGGCGTGTTCACCGAGAACCCGGACAAGAACCCGGCCGCCAAGCCCCTGCCCGTCATCGAAAACATCGCCGAATTGGATGTGGAGGGCATGTGTGACGGCAAGACGTGCGTCGGCTCCGGCGGCATGTACTCGAAGCTCTTGGCCGCGCGCAGGGCCGCGCAACTGGCCGTGCCCACGCTCATCGTCTCGGGTCTGACCCCCTTCGCCCTGAAAAAAGCTTTCGAGGACGTGGACATGGGCACGCTGGTCCTGCCCGCCGAACACTCGGTGTCGCGCCGCAAATTCTGGATGGCCTATCACAAGCAGCCGTGCGGCCAGATATGGGTGGACCAGGGAGCGGCCACGGCGCTTCGCCTGCGCGGCAAGAGCCTTTTGGCCGCGGGCGTGACGCGCGTGGAGGGCGAATTCGCCGAAGGATGCCTCGTGCGCATCCTCGACTTCCAGGGCCAGACCGTGGGCGTAGGGCTCTCCAACTACGCGAGCAAGGATCTGCAGGGCATCATGGGCCTGAAGACCGAGGATATCGCGCGCGTGCTCGGCCCGGGGCTTTACCCCGAGGTCATCCACCGCGACAACATGCTCCTCGACGCGGCGCTGTAG
- the obgE gene encoding GTPase ObgE produces MRFIDEATITVRAGKGGHGCVSFRREKYIPRGGPDGGDGGDGGDVILRVEPRLLTLYDLRLKRLYEAENGRPGQGSQKYGRAGVDLVVDVPPGTLIHEVDEDGNERLVADMSDPEQTLVIARGGRGGKGNEHFKSSTMRAPRFAQPGEEGEEKRLRLTLKIIADVGLVGLPNAGKSTLIASVSRAQPKIADYPFTTLTPNLGVIDDDFGRQLVIADIPGLVEGAHQGYGLGHTFLRHVERSRVLVHLLAAEDATGEEPFAGFDLINEELRLFDPELAQKPQIEVVNKIDTLDAEELQRLKDAAEAAGREVRFISALRGDGVEELMVEVWRLAKPLAAQSGDGDETEED; encoded by the coding sequence GCAAGGGCGGACACGGTTGCGTCTCCTTCCGCCGCGAGAAGTACATCCCGCGCGGCGGTCCTGACGGCGGCGACGGCGGCGACGGCGGCGACGTCATCCTGCGCGTCGAGCCGCGCCTCCTCACGCTCTACGACCTCCGGCTGAAACGCCTCTACGAGGCCGAGAACGGCCGCCCCGGACAAGGCAGCCAAAAGTACGGCCGCGCGGGCGTGGACCTAGTTGTGGACGTGCCGCCCGGAACCCTGATCCATGAGGTGGATGAGGACGGAAATGAGCGTCTGGTCGCCGACATGAGCGACCCCGAGCAAACGCTCGTCATCGCGCGCGGCGGACGCGGCGGCAAGGGCAACGAGCACTTCAAGTCCTCCACCATGCGCGCCCCGCGCTTCGCCCAGCCCGGCGAGGAAGGCGAGGAGAAGCGCCTGCGCCTGACGCTGAAGATCATCGCCGACGTCGGCCTCGTGGGCCTGCCCAACGCGGGCAAATCCACCCTGATCGCGTCCGTCTCGCGCGCCCAGCCCAAGATCGCCGACTATCCCTTCACCACCCTGACGCCGAACCTCGGCGTCATCGACGACGATTTCGGCCGCCAGCTCGTCATCGCGGACATCCCCGGCCTCGTGGAGGGCGCACATCAGGGCTATGGGCTTGGGCACACCTTCCTCAGGCACGTGGAGCGCTCGCGCGTGCTCGTGCACCTGCTCGCGGCCGAGGACGCCACGGGCGAGGAGCCATTCGCGGGCTTCGACCTGATCAACGAGGAGCTTCGCCTCTTCGATCCCGAGCTGGCGCAAAAGCCCCAGATCGAGGTCGTGAACAAGATCGACACTCTCGACGCCGAGGAACTGCAGCGGCTGAAGGATGCGGCCGAGGCGGCCGGACGCGAGGTGCGCTTCATCTCGGCCCTGCGCGGCGACGGGGTGGAGGAACTCATGGTCGAGGTCTGGCGGCTGGCCAAGCCGCTTGCGGCCCAGAGCGGCGACGGGGACGAGACGGAAGAGGACTGA